cgaatggattcctggtcgaaatctgcataaaaaaaaaaaagagagaagaaaaaaaaatcctggaaaattacaaaaaaaatcaggaaattccttaaataatttctgaaaaatgttaatattttcagaaataaggaataaatccagtaaattaaggataaatcccagaaattagggaaaaaatccagaaaaataaggaaattccttaaataatttctgaaaaatgttaatattttcagaaataaggaataaatccagtaaattaaggataaatcccagaaattagggaaaaaatccagaaaaataaggaaattccttaaataatttctgaaaaatgttaatattttcagaaaattaagggaaaaatccagaaattagggaaaaatccagaaattaaggataaatcccagaaattagggaaaaatccagaaaaataaggaaattccttaaataatttctgaaaaatgttaatattttcagaaataaggaataaatccagtaaattaaggataaatcccagaaattagggaaaaaatccagaaaaataaggaaattccttaaataatttctgaaaaatgttaatattttcagaaaattaagggaaaaatccagaaattagggaaaaatccagaaattaaggataaatcccggaaaattagggaaaaatccagaaattaaggataaatcccagaaaattagggaaaaatccagaaattaaggataaatcccggaaaattagggaaaaatccagaaattaaggataaatcccggaaaattagggaaaaatccagaaattaaggataaatcccagaaaattagggaaaaatccagaaattaaggataagtcccggaaaattagggaaaaaaatccagaaattaaggataaatcccagaaaattagggaaaaattcctggaaattaagataattcctgaataaaaggaaaaatcgttgtaaacgtgtaggtcgctccacactttacgcaaaaacgaaaccctgcaagggaatgaatagacttaacttctgcgaaacctaatcaatgtttcccaaaagttggggggcaaatgatagggataaataagtcctgattttataattaatgggctgataggcccaataataagatgtataatattcagaccagaaaggttaagcctgatggaccagatcaggcctaatggaataaaaaaggcccaaaagccctgattattaattaatttcgtaattaattaataagggagaaatcagatgttgaaaagagtcccgataaggatataaatccttagagattagccccaaggggacctaaaaggataaggaatcagcttcctacttcctaggactcctaagtctatcctaaatcagaggcttgtccatcaagtctcctataccaagtccaattcaaggactcccacatctatataaggggtctcaccccacaaatcagaactacgttttttgacttgatccttggcaatcagcaaggtacgtaggcatcttgttaaggcggattgagtcacgaaacacaagagcagtcaaatcgagcctcgaagctcatgttccttagtattaaatacaacaattatatatattagttttaatccataacaaataGTATAGTTGTTTAACAGCAAATTATGCCTAAATTTATCCACTTAAAAGAATATTATATCTAAGTAAATTATTAATAATACCATATATCAAAatagtaaaaaaaaattaaaattattaacttCAATGTATTGATTTACCAAAAAAAATTGTGAAATCTGTATGAACTTGCAGATTTAGAAGGAAAAGATATGCATCGGTCTGTATTGAGTCTGTTACAGTGGTTAAAAGAGAAGTAAAAGAAAACTATCTATACTTTGATACTTGTATACAAGAAACTGTTATTACATGTGTGTTCTGTGTGTGAATTCTGTTCCAAAAGCTAACTAATCATTATTACAAAAGCTAACTTAGGTATCTAAAAGCTAACTAATCATTATTACAAAAGCTAACTTAGGTATCTAAGAGTAACTCCGACAGCTTTCTTATATGGGTTTCTAACTTTAAATATAAGGAATTTGACATAAAAAATCACTCCAACACTGTCTTAGAAGTTACCTAAATCACTAGAACATCCCTCTTGTTACTTATTTTTAAGGAACCACTAACTATTTCTTATACTATTTTTGTTAACAAAAAATCATTTATCTCTCTTCTTTTTATTCTCTCTATTTCCACCTATGTATAGTATATATATGCctaaatttattattataataatagcGTAAAATTCTATAGAGACCACCTTTTTTTGAGACCTTGGAGACCGCTTATGTTCTGCAAGCAAAATATTGCACAAAAAcattgcaaaatatattattttgtgaatcatgctctacaaagatccttattttattcaaaatcttgaatatcatatatgtaccgcatgtaaaatattacaaaaatattttattctgcaaaacATGTTAACTTTGCAGAACATTTGTTTAGCTTGCAGAATATACAAATtttacttattaaacttaaatgatcttcaacaattttaatgaattagtgataatTGTAAAACATatttcataaaataatatattttaaaatgttttgattgcatgtattCTCCAAGGTCTCCGACGAAAAAAAAGTAGTCTCCATAGAACTTTCTtctataataataataaggaaTGAGGATAGGGATTATTGTTGGAGTTGAAACCATCCTAAATCACTATAActcaatattttataatatttagagGGAATCTACTATAACACTGTTGGAGTTGTTCTAAGTACTTAGGCGCACTAAACATATACATTAATCTGGTGCATATATGTATGCGGTTGCAGGAGACAGAACAGTTTTAAGAGCCAGATTGTGAAGAAACTATCACAAAAATATGTATTTGGAGATTCAATTGATGAAGTGATTGGTGTATGGACCGAGGTATATTTATGTTGCTTGCTTTCTGATTACAGAGTTTGAACTAATTTACATTTTGAAAGAGTTTGAACTAATTGACATGTTTACATGTAATTTTTTTTTCCGGAATCTTTACATGTAATTTCAAACATGTAGGAAATTGAGCAATAAGGATTTAGGGGCGTTGGACGTTTGGATGCACTTTGAGAATGAGAAACGGGAATGGAAATAAAGGATATGAGAACACCAGTATTAATGAgaatgaaatgaaaaacaagtgaGTTTAATTTAGCCATCAAGAGGTTCCCATTCCCACCACTAAATTAATAATCCAAACAGTCTATCTTGAATTTAAGGTTCAGATTTCCGTTAACCGGACAAATTAACCATCAACCAAACTTTCTATAAATTAATATACCAATTACCAAATCTAAATAAGTCTTTATTAAAAATTGAAATGAACAAAAAAAAGTGTAATATTTTGATGATACAAGACAATATTTCTGGTTCTGTAAGCAAACACAACTTGTCCGCCTCATGCACTTCAGTTGCAAGTGTTGAAGTGTTCTTATACAATCTACTCATAGTGCAGCAGTGCAGCTACAGAGTTAAAGTGGCAAATGAACATTAAAACAAACACTTATCTGAGTACAGTATTCAATCCAAGATAAACATGTACTAATTTGCAGTTGTAGTAGTGTATTTAGACAAATTTAGATAAAACAAGAGTGCTTTATAGAATGACAGAGCAAACTTGAGGAAAACATTCATCCGTCGGCTTGCAGTAAATTGAGGGAAGAATGTGGCAAGTTGTTCATTCAGATGGATCCTCTTGTGGATACAGAAAAGGCTTAGGAGGCAATACTAATTGTTCGATATCTCCTTCTAGCATTTCGATAACTTTGTTCATTGAAGGACGCTCACTTGGCTTCATTTGTATGCACCATAATGCTACTGTTATCATCTTTTTTACCAACATCCTTTCTTCCTCGGTAGCATCTCTCATCTCAAGCTCTCTTCCTTCGCTAAATTGGTCGTATATCCACGACGGGAAGTGGATTTGGCTAACATGATCTACAAATGGATTCAAGTTTTTCCTCCGTCCAGCCATTTCCATCAGCAACATTCCATAGCTATAAACATCTGCTTTGTATGAAATTCCGCCAATATTTTTGTAGAACATCTCTGGAGCCATGTATCCCATTGTTCCTCTTGCTGCTGTGAGAGTTACAATGCTATCATCCGTGGCATATAGTTTAGCGAGCCCAAAATCAGAAATTATTGGATTGAAATTCTTGTCAAGAAGAATGTTGTGAGGCTTGATGTCAAAATGTAAAATTTGCATGTCACAGCCTCGATGTAAGTAGTCAATTCCACTGGCTACCTTGTAGGAGATTTCAAACATCTTTTCCCAAGTCAAGGAAAcaatttcttcttttatttcATCTTCACGAAATATGTATTTTTCTAGAGATCCATTAGGCATGAACTCATAAATTAGAGCACGTTTTGGACCTTCGAAACAAAAACCAAGGAGTTGCACCACATTGACATGATGAATCCTTCCACTTGTAGCAACTTCGTTAATGAAATCTTGCCCAGTAGCCTTAGATTTTCCCAATATCTTTACTGCCACAAAAAGACCACTACGAAGCTTTCCTTTATACACAGTCCCGAAGCCTCCTTCCCCCAgtttgtctctaaaattatttgtAATCTTCCTGATATCGGAGAAAGCATACCTTATAGGCATCAAGTTGTTTGGAGCCTGAAGAAAATCCTCAATGGTGTCGTACATTGATAAATGTCTTTTCCTAGCTGCATAAGCCAACAACGCGAGCAAAAAGGGTATCCCTAGAATAAATCTTGCAGCAAAAACAATTCCTGCAATTTCCcctttttttacaaaaaaaaaaggGAAAGATAGTAATTTGAAGATAAGCAGAGGTAGAAATGACTTCAAAACCAATTTTATGGCACATCAAGGACATATCTTAATACAAATTCTCTTTGAATCATTATGATAATTTTTCTGTGATAAGTGATTCCTAATCAGAAATGTAGTAAAGCAAACACTACATTTCATTTTTCCTACAACTTTGAGTtccaaaaatagaaaaagaaccATAGAAAGAAAGTGTCTTACCAATGTGATTTTGGATGTCTGAGCCTGTTACGCAACAAAGAGAGAAACAAAGTCAACAAAAATACTGATTTATTTCTAGAGTCAATTGAACGAAAAACTGCAATACTCACGTTTAAAATAAAGAACAATGTCATACAAGTTTTGACGCAAGCCTACATGGTTCATGCAAATTTCAGTTAGTAAACCTGAATCTGAGTATTTAGAAAACTAGTAAAGCAAAAGTCTGACAGATAATTTTTTTCCAAACCTGTCACTTTGCTGAAACAAGTAAAGGAATCAAATTTTGGAGTTGTAAATAAATGATGGAGGCGAGTTTTTTACTCACATGAAACTGAAAGATGGTATGATCTGATATGATAAAGAGTACACTCTTCATTGGGATCGCAATACCAAAGATGATGATCCAGATCATTAGTGTAACAATAGCCACATTTTAAGCAGTAGAAGTAACTCCAAGGAATATCAAATCCGCGAACCATTGCATCGTGAATTTCAAAAAAGTTATAGTAGATGTCGTTATAAGGCGAATAACACATGTTGTTACTAGGAGAAGTGCACAAGACCCAAGCTATCTTGCGAATCCTACAATTGTCAGCTATACTTGACATAAATAGATCTCCAACCACAACATAAGCATAAGAATAAACATAATACTCCCCCAATACTGAAGATGAAAAAGAAGAATTTGGTGAAGTAAAATTGATGTACCGGGTTGAAATCACTGGAGAAGAACAATCTAAAAATGTAAGAGGCTGATTAAACTCTTTAAGTGCATATCTACTATAATAATTCTGTGAACTTAAGTCTCCCATAGAGATAGAATGTGATGGTAGAGAAGAATAGTTATTCTTTTGCAGGCCTGGATCAATAACCCTAATTGAAAGATGAACATAGTTGATGCTATCAACATAATATTGCTTATCTGGAAGCAAATATAAGACCGTACGATTATTGATGCAAGACAGCCTACAAATGAAGAAAGAAGAATCACATTTCTGATTATCACCTTCAAGTGTAGAAGGACAACTTATGTTTTTGAAATTACCGCAAGAAGAAGAAGACAATGCAACAGCTTTGCAGCTGAATAAGCTTGAATAAGATAGTACTATAAAGATTTTTATAAACACTAAAGAGAGTTGAAGGGAGTCTGGAGTCCTTcccattttttttatttcttaaCTTGATAAGTAAATATTCATCTAGGTAGAGACTAGAGACCAAGACTTGTAGCATCCTTACCTCTTAATAGTCTTTTTATATTTGAAGTATAAATCTTTTCAAAGATTTAATTTCTAATGTGTAAAATTCATCAAAGAAAGCTGATTTCTACAAGTTCTTCTTTGCTGGCTGAAAAGTCCTGTGATATTAAAGAATGTTTCAAACTTTTGAATAAAAAATGTAGTGGAGGACTTGAGGTCAAGTTAGTAAACGGATGATTTGTGCAGTTATACTTCATAGGCGAAGACTTGAGGTCAAGTTAGTAAACGGATGGTTTGTACAGTTATACTTCATAGTTGAAGACTTGAGGTCAAGTTAGTAAACGGATGGTTTGTACAGTTATACTTCATAACTGAAGACTTGAGGTCAGGTTGGTAAACGGATGGTTTGTACAGTTATACTTCATAGTTGAAGACTTGAGGTCAAGTTAGTAAATGGATGGTTTGTATAGTTATACTTCCTAGTTGAGGACTTGAGGTCGAGTTAGTAAACGGATGGTTTGTATAGTTATACTTCCTAGTTGAG
This genomic interval from Apium graveolens cultivar Ventura chromosome 8, ASM990537v1, whole genome shotgun sequence contains the following:
- the LOC141678250 gene encoding rust resistance kinase Lr10-like isoform X1, whose amino-acid sequence is MGRTPDSLQLSLVFIKIFIVLSYSSLFSCKAVALSSSSCGNFKNISCPSTLEGDNQKCDSSFFICRLSCINNRTVLYLLPDKQYYVDSINYVHLSIRVIDPGLQKNNYSSLPSHSISMGDLSSQNYYSRYALKEFNQPLTFLDCSSPVISTRYINFTSPNSSFSSSVLGEYYVYSYAYVVVGDLFMSSIADNCRIRKIAWVLCTSPSNNMCYSPYNDIYYNFFEIHDAMVRGFDIPWSYFYCLKCGYCYTNDLDHHLWYCDPNEECTLYHIRSYHLSVSCLRQNLYDIVLYFKRSDIQNHIGEIAGIVFAARFILGIPFLLALLAYAARKRHLSMYDTIEDFLQAPNNLMPIRYAFSDIRKITNNFRDKLGEGGFGTVYKGKLRSGLFVAVKILGKSKATGQDFINEVATSGRIHHVNVVQLLGFCFEGPKRALIYEFMPNGSLEKYIFREDEIKEEIVSLTWEKMFEISYKVASGIDYLHRGCDMQILHFDIKPHNILLDKNFNPIISDFGLAKLYATDDSIVTLTAARGTMGYMAPEMFYKNIGGISYKADVYSYGMLLMEMAGRRKNLNPFVDHVSQIHFPSWIYDQFSEGRELEMRDATEEERMLVKKMITVALWCIQMKPSERPSMNKVIEMLEGDIEQLVLPPKPFLYPQEDPSE
- the LOC141678250 gene encoding rust resistance kinase Lr10-like isoform X2 gives rise to the protein MLQVLVSSLYLDEYLLIKLRNKKNGKDSRLPSTLFSVYKNLYSTILFKLIQLQSCCIVFFFLRLSCINNRTVLYLLPDKQYYVDSINYVHLSIRVIDPGLQKNNYSSLPSHSISMGDLSSQNYYSRYALKEFNQPLTFLDCSSPVISTRYINFTSPNSSFSSSVLGEYYVYSYAYVVVGDLFMSSIADNCRIRKIAWVLCTSPSNNMCYSPYNDIYYNFFEIHDAMVRGFDIPWSYFYCLKCGYCYTNDLDHHLWYCDPNEECTLYHIRSYHLSVSCLRQNLYDIVLYFKRSDIQNHIGEIAGIVFAARFILGIPFLLALLAYAARKRHLSMYDTIEDFLQAPNNLMPIRYAFSDIRKITNNFRDKLGEGGFGTVYKGKLRSGLFVAVKILGKSKATGQDFINEVATSGRIHHVNVVQLLGFCFEGPKRALIYEFMPNGSLEKYIFREDEIKEEIVSLTWEKMFEISYKVASGIDYLHRGCDMQILHFDIKPHNILLDKNFNPIISDFGLAKLYATDDSIVTLTAARGTMGYMAPEMFYKNIGGISYKADVYSYGMLLMEMAGRRKNLNPFVDHVSQIHFPSWIYDQFSEGRELEMRDATEEERMLVKKMITVALWCIQMKPSERPSMNKVIEMLEGDIEQLVLPPKPFLYPQEDPSE